From Syngnathoides biaculeatus isolate LvHL_M chromosome 12, ASM1980259v1, whole genome shotgun sequence:
cgcagctacttaaaaaaaagaaaaaaatagtttgggggtgggacgtaatcctctcagaatgtaacaaaagatccacgcacctacgtcaggggtgctaaatgtgtcgatgtacccgtcagcgccgagcacggcttcggacgagCCACTGCCGAAGCCGCGCCTCGTCTGCCGCCTCGTCTCACGGGTACGGCTTCGGCCGCGgtggtggatcggatggggaggcggtttggccgtggcgCCATTGTCGCTCGCGCGAgacgttgtttttatcaccgccatgCCGAGGTGGATGAGGCGGGGAGGTgctttggccgcatgcggtttggccgtgatccgtatatcatctaaatatggctcgaaacgatagggtaacattgcccgGGTCACTTCGCTCGATTGTtgttgatgttctcttcttcgacgcactctccgctcatgtttattttttggaagtgaataattttccatgtatttttcatgacaatatctattttcgaatCTTCATCGGGAtgtcacttgacctttaaacgcTGAAATTACGAACCTCTCGTGTCTGTAATGCACTCGGCAACATTTGAATCTCAGCGCAGTCGGAGTAGCCACTAAATGATGACATCGCGTTTTAACGCTCTTATTGTTCTTtcgcgtcttcttcttcttcttcttcttctgtgtcCCTGGGGAGGAATCCGGCGAGCtgataaaatgatgaaatggaaaaaagcaTGCGAGGAATAAGGCGTAGGAGTGCATGGTAAAGCACACGCACGCGCAGACAAACAGCGAAGCAGActtcttctgttgtttttttttttttttttttttttaagagagcaGCTCGAGCTAATAAAAGGCTGCGGGGAGTCGGCGGAGGCCGCAATAAAGCCGGAGCGCCATCAAGGAGAGCGGCCAAGTTTCACCCGGCTGAGTGACAGTAATAAGCCAACAAAGTGCTCGGCCAACGCCGACAACAAGCTCCCGGGGGGGGGTGGGCACGCGCCCGCCCCCGCCGGCACCGCTTCCGGATTGAAGCCGCGGCTAAGCAGACCTGCAACGACCCGACAGGTGCGATCCGCGTCCGCCTTAGCGCCTTCCCGCAGAAGCGTGGCGGGGAAACCTCGAGGCCGCAGCCGCGTCGAATACTTCCTTCCGACACTCAAAGTCGTCCATTCGCTTTTGAATTCTAATTCATCGGCATGACAACTACAGGATGCCGTATGGAAATGTGTTGGTTCTTATTAgcattttgaataaataaacattttatgagATTCAAAaacatcagctggtaaagcgttggcctcacagctccgaggtcccgggttcaatcccggacccgcctgtgtggagtttgcatgttctccccgtgcctgcgtggcttttctccgggtgggcactccggtttcctcccacatccccaaaacacgcaacattaaatggacactctaaattgcccctaggtgtgatgaccgtgagtgtgattggttgtttgtctccatgtgccctgcgattggccggcgaccagttcagggtgtgccccgcctcctgccgggttaggctccagaactccccgcgaccctcgtgaggataagcggcgaagaaaatggatgaatcgaTGAAAGACACGCGTAAGTTTTAGAGAAAGAACAGATCCATTGTGGCGGGTATAATGTCGATCGCGTCAAGCGGAATCGTGTTGATAAGCGGACGAACGGGCGATGTTGACGTTGCTTGACGGATTCAAACTCAACtggacaaaaatacatttgtcccTTCTATTTTGTATCTCATGAAAAATGATAAATCGCATTTTGTTTGATACAAAAATGCGACACTGGTCAAAGTCCCGATTAACATCCAGCTAATTTATCAATATTTGATGAAGGATGAAAACTaacatttagttttgtttcatttaaagaCAAAATTTTGGTACGACGCCAAGCATCTGTCAATATTTGATTtacgttaaaaaataatattccctTGTAATGACTTGCAGATGCAACGAGAACGAAGCTGAAGGACCGCAAACTTTTCCTGCGATGTTTCGGGAGTGGGTGGAGCCTGCTTTCAAGGGGCGTGGCCACATCGGAATTTGGGAGTTGGCCCAGTGTTGCAGTAAATGTGCAAAAGCGCAATAATGGACTGCACCCTGGATATGAAAATTGGGCAAAAATCATATTGATCTGAAATATTAGCATATTCTCAAACTGGCAAACATGTCATTAGGCCACTTTAGTTCCCAGGTGCTTATTTACTCTATGAGGCCCGTTTGATGGACAAACCACATTTTGTACCGTTtcgatattattattattattatgaaatcaGTTGGGTGCAAACGCAGGCGCTTGGGCGACCGACCGTGACCTGGTTTTCCCCGTTTTCGCCGAGCACTCGCGTCGGAGGCGCGGCAGATGAAATCACTTGAGCAAGTCGAAGGCAAGTGTAATGAAATGAAGGCAAATCGGCAGCTCGAGCGGCAAAACTCCTGCCGGTCGCCCCGACCGCCCTCCGGCCACGGCGCTCGCTGACACGCGGTCGCCGCAAAACCCGTGCACGTGGAAAAACCTTCCAGCATGTATCCCCTGTCTATCCTTCTGCTCCTGTACTGGTATACTGTTTGTCACAACTCGTAAGACCTTAGGAGAACTAGTAGGCTGACTGTCTTACTAGTAACATTTTGCTTGCTTGCCTTGCTTCTAAACTGCTGCGCTGCACTAGGAACACGACAAAGACCAACTAGTAGTCATGAGTCTGACACTAGTGGCCTTCTAGATCCCATTAGTGACTCCAAAATCCACTAGGAGTAGTTTTGTCTTTAGTTGTCCAACTAGTCATGTGCAGGACTAGTGCACtccttgtcctcactagtacaCTTAAACTACTGTGTCGCACTAGTAGCACGACTGCTTCTTTttcgtgtttttctttttcttcatcttctttatCCCCCACGTCAAACTTTCTTGCTCCTGCGTGCACGTTTTGTGCAGAGCCGAAGACCCATTCAGACCCTCCCCCCCAGCCGGAAACTCATCCCAAAATGCAATAAACCACATGGCAGCCGCGCCGTAATGAAGCTTCGGGTACAAGCGTTAAAGGGGCTaataaagcaatttttttttattttttttttttggtcgcgcACGGGACAGATGGCGGCTCAGTTTCGCGGCCATTTAACTCCAACGGCAATAAAGCGCAAAGAGTGGACGGAACACAATTCTTTTGTGGACATGTTAAATACACACACTCTTCAACTCTTTTCTGCTTCATATTATATTCATGGGAACTTTGATCGTGTCCCTAAAGTCACTtttatttgtggatttatttttgGAAGACATCTGCGGATGTGATTACCTTgagtgtaataaaaaaaaaaaaaacacacacacacacaaaaaaaactgcgcTTATTGTCTTACGTGTTTGTGGACTTGTCAGGACCGAAACGTTGGGTTGGGAGGCAGGAAAACACTGACACCCAGTGGACGGCCGCTGCAATCAAACTACAATTTTGGCCTCACTCACGCTGTGTATTAATATACAATATTATAAAATATGTAATTCGTTCCAGTACAGTAGATGTGCAAGATTTTAGTTTCCAACAAACTGACAACTGactatatttttacattttgaagtaCAGTAATCCTTTTTACAtctatccatgcattttcttagctgcttatcctcatgagggtcgcggggagtgctggagcctatcccagctgtcaacaggcaggaggcggggtacaccctgaactggtcgctagtcaatcgcacggcacatggagaccatcagtcgcactaacaatcacacctaacggttaatgtcgcatgtttaaACCGGAGAAAACagaagcaggcacggggagaacatgcaaactccacacaggctggtccgggattgaaaccgggacctcagaactgggaggccaacgctttaccaaccgatccaccgtgccgccttcctttcttacaaaaacatttaaatataaacTTCTAtgtcagggcggcacggtggatcacatggaaagcgttggcctcacatttctgaggtcccggattcgattccggacccgcctgtgtggagtttgcatgttctccccgtgcctgtgtgggttttctccgggtgggcactccagtgaGAAAACAAGTGcttctcattttaaaaaataaataagtatgaATTGAAAACTTTGGACGTTCGTCTATGTCGGCAATATGAGACAAAATATGGCCCAGTTAATAATGACCACGGAACATATTCATCATATTCATAAAACTACAGCACCCGTCATGAATAGCGAGATGACGTCATAAATGACAGGAGGTGGGCGGAGCCAGCGTCACCACGTTAGCGGCAAGTGGCTAATGGGAAGCTGAGTGTTAGCAACGAGTGGAAAGCAAATATTTCaactggggttttttttgttttttttttttttaagttcggCTTCGGCAATAACGCGCCTCGAGCTGAGCCAACATGCCTCCGAAGAAGCCGGCTCCGGCCCCGGGCAATAAAAAAAcgcaagagaagaagaaggaaaagatTATTGAGgtacacgcacaaaaaaaaaggaaatcacgAGTTAGCATGTTAACGCCGCTGCTAGCGTGATCGCACGCGAGCGGAACATCGCGTGAAAGCCCATTTAGGCAAACATATTTCTTTTTGAGTTATCGTCAGTGGACTATTTAGTGTTATTTCAACTGAGGTAAGCCGTCCAGTTGTTCCGATGAAGAGTGGACGGTCGCCATTAAACGTTAGCTCGCCAATGTGACAATTAGCCCCTGGCCATGACGTCATAGTTAGCCGGTGGACTGCGTGGAAAGTCTTCGACGGTTCCttgtttaaataataataataataatttttcgtTCGGCGTGTCCTCTGTTTCTTGGTCAAGTCAAGCCACGTACTTATTTATCAAGTTGTTTTTCTGTACGTTTTGGATAAACAACGTCTACGATGATGTATGGACACGATGACTGCATATGCCAGTGGCAAAAAGCATTTCCGGCTTTAAAAAGGTTgaaaatgccccaaaaaatgttttttttttttttttcctgagctcAACGCAACTGGCAAGTGGTGACCACATCAAAGCATGATATGCTTCTTTCAGTCATTTAGGAGAAAGTAGGCAATTTCCTACATGGAATCCAAAAAACTggcgtccatccattttcttagcagcttatcctcacggaggtgagggagtgctggagcctatcccagctgtcaacaggctggaggcggggtacaccctgaactggttgccagccaatcgcagggcacatggagacaaacagccgcactcacaatcccacctaggggcaatttagagtgtccgattaatgttgcatgtttttgggatgtgggaggtaacccatacaggcaggtccgggatcgaaccctggacctcagaactgtgacggcaacactttccagctgagccaacgTGCCGCCTAACTGGCATCCCGTTTATGGTTTTACACACAGTAGAGAATCGTGTATAAAATACTTAATACCCGTCCGTCCTCCATAGGAAGGTCcaggtacctttttttttttttttttggttgtttcttttttgcGTCTAAATCTGGATTTAAAGCGAGTGTCCAATACAAAGTCCCGATCCCATACCAGGGGACTGCATTGAAACGAAAATAAAAGTGTCTCTCCAAAATGTcttaatttgattttatttgacacAAAATATCCCACTGTTACATTTGACATTTATACATGTAAGCCTACTGCAGCGGTGGTTCAAACCAAATCGACAAAAGCGCGTCGTAGCGTCTCTTGACGCTAACCCTAACCTGACGCTCTGACGCAGCGCAAATTAATGATGCAAGCAACTTAACATTTATGCATCCTGTCTTGAATTCACAaactaaaatatacaaaataaagaTCAGAAACCTCTGTTTAGCAGTTTAGATCGGGACAACCCTTGCTGTGATCGTACAAGAAGACGAGGAAAACTGAATTCTTGTTAGTGCCTTTAAGCGTAACAGTATACAAAGGCGGGAATTCCATCCTTACGGGGATTTTGCGGGGTCTACAAGATCCAGGAAGTGGCTTCAATATTTGCCTTCCGTTTCGTTCATGATAACCACCGTCGGCGTGCTGCGTTTTTTCCAGGACAAAACATTTGGcctgaagaacaagaaaggAGCCAAACAGCAGAAGTTCATCAAGAACGTCACGCAGCAGGTCAAATATGGACAGCAGAACGCGCGACAGGTCAGTGAGAAGCGACCCTGATTGGCTTTTGGACTCGAATGTGGCCAAAGTCCCGATGCGCGTCCCCACAGGTGGCTCAGGCCGAGGCCGATAAGACCAACAAGAAGATGGACAAGAAGAAGGAGTTGGACGAGCTCAACGAGCTCTTCAGGCCCGTCGTTGCCGCCCAGAAAGTCAACAAAGGTAACACGAGTCAACCGAACGTACacaatcggttttcgaacgataatttttttttttttgcttccgtttttgaacgaaaatcggtattcgaacgcagctgagggaaaaaaaaacccggaactAACAAGCTGACccgcgacgcgctttgttatgaattcccacgccgccgaaaaaacccggaaataacataatgcggctgacccacccacgacgggTTTAGTTATTGTAatttcgaacgccccccgaaataCCCCCGCCGAataaaaacccggaaatgacaacgcgcgcggcgcaactGACTcaattttgttattgtgtataacgcagcctctgtacgcagacgtgtcgCGGTAATGACATCAAAGCCATCCGTGCCAAGTGgaacgaaatccataatttcgtcgAGCTTTATCACCCCAATAAATCTGAATGTAGCAGAGCACCcaaaatttaaacaaattagatttttttttttttttttaaagggggcgagtcaccaCCCCCGAACACATTTGATACGTGCAGTTGTagaagcatttctgcatttttttgtttaactcaTGTTAcgaatattttcatttctttttgaaaaaaattccccTTCGTTATTACTTTtttagttattctgcacttttgtgaattaaaaaaagtttacaaggctaggGGCCaggtcgctacagatacggcaaagcactcccagcctagcatacattttaagcaaaaaataaatacatttctgaaattattttattatataaagtatttaaactattcgtgtatttctacgatgcagtttattatcaggaaatgctaaaaaaaaaatgctttaaagggCCTAATTCtttaggctcggaacgcattatttctatttccattcattataatgggaaacatcgattcggttttcgaacaattcacttttcgaatccttttctggaacggattgtggtcgagaaccgagacatcgctgtatgtatatatatatatatatatatatatatgtgtgtgtgtatcataaTCGTCCCCGTCCCTTCTGTCACCTTCAGGTGTGGACCCCAAGTCGGTGCTGTGCGCCTTCTACAAGCAGGGCCAGTGCACCAAAGGGGACAAGTGCAAGTTCAGCCACGACATGTCCATGGAGAGGAAGTGCGAGAAGAGGAGCGTCTACGTGGACGAAAGGGACGAAGAGCTGGAGAAAGGTGAGCGCTCTCGGACGAGCGTGACGAGTACGACGCTGACTAACCGGAACCTCCGGGCCACGCAGACACCATGGACAACTGGGACGAGAAGAAACTGGAGGAGGTGGTCAACAAGAAGCACGGCGAGGCCGAGAAGAAGAAAGCCAAAACTCAAATTGTAAGAtttggaacgttttggtcatccGGCCGAGAGATTTCCACAAAAGAGGAGGCTGAGGTGGTTTTCGTGCGCCGTCCGGCAGGTGTGCAAGTTCTTCCTGGACGCCATCGAGAACAACAAGTACGGCTGGTTCTGGGTCTGCCCGGGAGGGGGCGGCGAGTGCATGTACCGGCACGCCCTGCCGCCGGGTTTCGTGCTGaagaaggacaagaagaaggaggagaaggaccAGGAGATCTCCATGGAGGAGCTGATCGAGAGCGAGGTAGGCTGCCGTGGCGCCGTTCCAGGTCCACTGAGGTTCTGGCTGCTGTGTCGTTGTCCTGTGATTTCATTTCTAACAATCTGTAACAGTTCTGACCCTGAACCCTTTTTCAAGAGACGGTCCAAATCAAGTAACTGTAGCCAAAGCCAAGGAATTTCGAGTCCATTAACTATTGATATTTACTCTTAAGTCCAGTTTCATTTCTCAAATTAGCTTTGCTAAATTACgatgtaccgtcatttccggcctacaagccgcgacttctttcacacactttcaaccctgcggcgatgcggctaatttgtgcgttttttttctaacgtccGCAAGGGGGCAACTCGAACGGaaagggtaagagtgagaccggtggaatttgCGTGCCgagacttttaccggccctgttagtgctccgctagtgttagcgctgtgctagcgtgttgctgctgtgttactgccgtgtctcagtgacttttacaggtttttctttttttaaccggcctgtTAGCGCGTTGCTGcttttactggtgtgtctccgtgatttttaccggtatgtttttttttttttttaaccatccctgttagcgctgcgctagcgtgttgctgctctgttactgccgtgtgtctgtgatttttaccggtatgtttttttttttttttaaccatccctgttagcaccgcgctagctcgttgctggtgtgttactgccacagttcagtgatttaggtttgtttctttttaccagccctgttcgtgctgctgttgttgctatattaagctaagcaaaggtattaaaaaaaaaaaaaaaataataaatgaaaaagatttcgtgtttcaatgtggtgcggcttatgtatgtaccaaatggtatttgcttTACAAGTGCACCGGGCGAGGTCCGTAGGCCGGAAACGACGGTAATCCATTTGCAATTGCATCACGCCATACTGTTACTGTCACTTGATAAAATGTACTCgagtgatttgaaattttggcaacGTCGCCCAACCCCACCGTGAATTCCTTTCAAAGTTCTCTCCGTGGTTCTGTTTGCCAGCGAGCAGCGCTCGGTCCCAGCGTGACCCGCATCACCTTGGAGACGTTCCTGGCGTGGAAGAAGCGGAAAAGGCAGGAGAAGGTGGGAACGCTCTCCGTTCGCTGCGTGACGCGCTCGGCGATGTCGCGCCTTAAAGGAGTCGCCGTTGTGGTCGCCCGCAGGTGGACAAAGCCAGAGaggagatggagaagaagaaggccgACTTCAAGGCCGGGAAGTCGCTGGTGGTGAGCGGCCGCGAGGTTTTCGAGTTCCGGCCCGAGCTggtggacgacgacgacgacgaggccgACGACACTCGATACGCCGACAAGGAAGATGAGGACGATCGGGAAATGGTAAAATCGTGAGGTGCGAGGCGTCCACGTGCAACCCCGATTTACATCCCGCTCGTTCCGTCGGGATTCAGACGGACGCCGCGGAGGTCCAGGACATAGACCTGTCCCGCTTCGTCCCGCAAGAAGTGGACCACACGGGAATCACGGTGGCGGCCGTGGACCGCTTCACCTCCAGGAGTAAAAGTCAGATGAAGGACCAGGACAAGGGTAAGAAAAGCTCAAACCAGGTTTCGGTGGAACCGTGTCCAGTTTTGAAAGTGACAAAAggttacaaatacattttttcccagcataactacaatttttttttttttttttttgcggttaaCAGAACTAAACGGAGCGTGCGGCGGCTCCGACGCGAACGGGCCGTcgggggccgaggggggcggggaggccggaggaggaggagaagaggacgacgacgacgacaaggaCGTCCCGGTGGACGAGAACTTGTTCACCGGGGAAGATCTGGAGGAGCTGGACGAGGAGCTCAACACGCTGGCGCTGGACGACTGAGCGGGACGCGGCGGCGACGTAAAAaggaccgaccgaccgaccgactgacggacggacggatgcaTGGACACGGAAGTTTGAAATTTAAGTCATAGAGACTCTGTAATAAAACCTTGGTGTAATCGTTACGTCTGCCTGGCTCCGTCCGCATCCCCTTTTCGTTTTCTGCCTCTTTTCTCCACCACGATGAGTGAAATCCTCCCGTAGAGCAAACGAACAGCAGTGATTCTGTTCTAAGAAATTCAGTCTGTTCTCAAAACTCCACAAATCGTAATCGTAACGTTCTCTTTTGATTCGTCTACATCATGTCGGACGGGAATGAATCCATGTTGTTCTAaaggggaggcggggggggggggttgcgctCCCCCCCTCACGACAAACAGGTGACTGTCGCGATTGTAAATTATGTTCACTGTCATTCAGCAGAAATTAAAAACTGTGCATCCAAATTTGTCTCCTGTAATAAGTCAAAATTCAAAGTGTGGAATTGGCCGAAAGTGGCTGCGAGGAGGTCAGGACTCAAAAGTGGGGGCCCTCCACTGTTTGCAGCGGATGGCGAAAATTGacattcatctttaaaaaaaaaaaaaaatcttgaataatTCGGGATAAACGACAAATGATGCTATACTTATGCAGTGTTTATACGGGTGAGACTggcaaaaaatgtataaaatgcgGTTTCAGGCGCCCCTAATTTGTTGCTTCAATATGACATCAGCTGTATCCTCGTGCGGTCTCCGCCCTCCAATTCCGGATCCTTTCTTGTTTCTCTTCGGCTTAGTCCTGCTCGTTAGTCagaaaaatacaatcatttccatattttaaaCCATCACCAAGTGATCCAGGGTGGGAATGGAAAGGATAGTCACTAATAAAATAATCTATAACATGTTAGGCTGAGGCATTCGGGCATCGACTTCTGTAGTGCCttgggcaattaaaaaaaaaaataataataaaagaaaataataattgtggATTAGAGCTTTCAAACCCAGAAATGCCGTGTTGAGTCAGCCAGTGCTTGAAAATTAATTGACAAAATGACCGTAAAATGAATGTTTggtacaaaaatacaatttcctattttaataaaatttcccattttattttaaccagatTTAACTTTCAAAACCCTTTACAGaattccaaaaaagaaaaaaatatatattacaaataAGCGCTTCCTCTTTgtcaaaatgtatgtaaacactTGGTCTattcctattttaaaatgttcaccAAAATCCTcattttgctttatttcttCTGGCTTTTCGAGCCCTGATCATTATCTTTCATCAATTTGCAAATAAATACTAGATTTTGTTTTCCCTTTCAGGATGGAATAACGGCGCTTGTTGTCATCCATCGCTCGGGTCAAATGTTTCCAACGTGTTTGCTAAATCGCATTGAAAATGATTTTCGTTCCCGCTCAAAGAGGAAAATGAAATCGCGGTCGCGTGACTTTGTGTACACGACATTCAACGACGACATTTTGGAAAATCGAAGTTGACACGCAAAGCAATTTGGGACGCGGGAGGTTGGAAAGAAACGCACACAAGAGGAGGACAAGTTGGGGAGcctttttggttttatttctgTTTAACCGTATCACAGTGGGAACACATTTGAACATACAAAactcaaacacaaataaaataataataataaaaaaaaatagcagatgTCTACTTGAAGAGTTCGTTAGGAGACCCAAGTTAAAGCTTCCATTAGCCAAAGTCAACTTAATTTCGTGGAAATGGGTCCGACGCGCTCCTCTGAATTCTTCCCACAGATTGGAAAATGTTAATTGATTTTGAATCAtaaaagaattacaaaaaaacaaacactggagTGACCCGCTACATCGGAGGTCAGGGCAAGGTCACCGGACAGAAGTACAAGGTCAGACAGATGTCAAAGGTCGTGTCAAGAGGTCTCCGTCCGTGTTGGTCGTCGGGTCTGTCaggtcggggggggggtcgtaTTGTCATGACAACAGTCGCCTGGGGGGACGAGAAGCTGCAGTTACTCACACGCCAGCCAGCGTCGCCGCGCACATTTGTCACGTGACTCGATCCTGTTGAATTTAGTCCACTAGGTGGCAGAGTTTGCTGTCCGTGGAGTGCTTTTAACTTtactttcaatacttttttgcGTCACTTGTATCGCTCCTGAATTCTGGAACGTGACTACAAGGAgctgcagccattttttttttttttttgtggtggggggtggCGACCTTAATCGGTTCATATTTAATGAAGATGTTGATATATTCATTAAAAGGAGCCATGTTGGCTAACTCACCTGGCACGCGCTGCCGTCCGTCCTAGTACGTGCGAAGTCTTTTGTGAGATTCTTCTCTGGGAGGATCCGCGAGCATCACCTTCATCTTCACGCCGTTGACGACGTGGCCGTGAAGCGTCGCCATGGCGTCGTCGGCGCACTCAAAATGAGGACGGAAACGACACGCTTAATAtctgaaattgttttttgttttcatttttcccctccGACAGACTGGATTGTCACCTGCTTGTCTGCGTACTTCATGTATCCGACCTTCCTGCCCGGAACCAAGTGGACCTCCATCAGGGAACCGAATCGCctatagaaaaataataataatttttaaaagagAAATAATGCAGAAAAATGTATTCGTGTTGCACAAAAGGGTTGGCAAACGTTTGCGCTCAAGGATCAAATTTGATTCTTAAAACTTACAGATGGACCAAATAATTAGTAGATGAAGTCAAAATAATAATCCAGTGGATGTGATATCTTATtttaatactgaaaaaaaaaatacttttataaAGCCATTTCATAatcaaatttaataaaatgaacaaGGCTTGTTAAATGTATACATACAGTTATTTATATTTAGTAATATTTATTACttgcaacaaaataattttcgATTTGGTGTGCTAACTCAAAATAAAGACTTcagtcattttggaaaaattaaaaaataatgcaacaaatggaaacttgaaataaaatacaatatatgtcAATGTTAAAGCGTTTtacttaaataaatgaatgaatgaatgaatgaatacacaACCAATGTTTGGAGAACGAAAACTTGTGCAAAACATGTGAAAACGTGCATTTGGGTACGAGAAGCCGCTTACCCGAAAACGTCCTCCAGCACGTCCACGGGCAGGGGGGCGGGGCTGAAGACCACAAACAGCCGCTCCTTGGCCTTGCTGTCGGGGGGCGCCAGCTTCTTGGGGGGCGGCAGGCTGACGTCCGTCTGGACTCGGGACACGGGGGCCGGCGGCGGCCCGGCGAATCCCTGCGGGACGGACGCGTTCGTTCGTTAGCGCGCGcgcaaagaacaaaaagaagcaggacgggacgggacgggacgggacgggtCGCTCGGTACCAGGTGAGACGCGATGGGAGGTTTGATGGCTTGGCTGTTGGAGGGTCCGTTCCAAACCGATGACATCATC
This genomic window contains:
- the zc3h15 gene encoding zinc finger CCCH domain-containing protein 15, which encodes MPPKKPAPAPGNKKTQEKKKEKIIEDKTFGLKNKKGAKQQKFIKNVTQQVKYGQQNARQVAQAEADKTNKKMDKKKELDELNELFRPVVAAQKVNKGVDPKSVLCAFYKQGQCTKGDKCKFSHDMSMERKCEKRSVYVDERDEELEKDTMDNWDEKKLEEVVNKKHGEAEKKKAKTQIVCKFFLDAIENNKYGWFWVCPGGGGECMYRHALPPGFVLKKDKKKEEKDQEISMEELIESERAALGPSVTRITLETFLAWKKRKRQEKVDKAREEMEKKKADFKAGKSLVVSGREVFEFRPELVDDDDDEADDTRYADKEDEDDREMTDAAEVQDIDLSRFVPQEVDHTGITVAAVDRFTSRSKSQMKDQDKELNGACGGSDANGPSGAEGGGEAGGGGEEDDDDDKDVPVDENLFTGEDLEELDEELNTLALDD